Proteins from one Oryza sativa Japonica Group chromosome 12, ASM3414082v1 genomic window:
- the LOC4351977 gene encoding cystinosin homolog isoform X2: protein MSSWNSVGMEVLYQVLGWVAFFAWSFSFYPQVFLNFKRKSVVGLNFDFLVLNLTKHSSYLIYNAALFFSPFIQRQYHETYGDKEMIPVAANDVAFSVHAVALTAFTLFQVFIYERGNQKISKVCISITAIVWTAAIVCLIVAWPKSNWLWLIDVFNSIQVGMTAIKYIPQAIMNFRRKSTIGWSIGNILLDLTGGVLNFGQMGVQSIDQHTLVNFYGNIGKTLLSLEVVFFDILFIIQHYVLYPVKRDENAANGYPILPIEAKHVAAA, encoded by the exons ATGTCGTCGTGGAACTCGGTGGGGATGGAGGTGCTGTACCAGGTGCTCGGGTGGGTCGCCTTCTTCGCTTGGTCCTTCAGCTTCTACCCGCAGGTCTTCCTCAACTTCAAGCGCAAGAG TGTGGTGGGTCTGAACTTTGATTTTCTGGTGTTGAACTTGACAAAGCACTCATCCTACCTCATATACAATGCTGCTCTATTCTTCAGCCCCTTCATCCAGAGACAGTATCATGAGACATATGGTGATAAAGAG ATGATTCCTGTCGCGGCAAATGATGTTGCCTTTTCTGTACACGCGGTTGCCTTGACAGCTTTTACCCTTTTTCAAGTATTCATCTACGAG CGAGGAAACCAGAAAATCTCCAAAGTCTGCATATCAATCACTGCTATTGTGTGGACAGCTGCTATTGTTTGCCTTATTGTAGCTTGGCCAAAAAGTAACTGGCTCTGGCTTATAGATGTGTTCAA TTCAATACAGGTTGGGATGACAGCAATCAAATACATTCCTCAG GCCATCATGAACTTCAGGAGGAAGAGTACAATTGGTTGGAGTATTGGCAATATTTTACTTGATCTTACAGGAGGGGTGCTAAACTTTGGCCAGATGGGTGTGCAATCAATAGATCAAC ACACGCTAGTGAACTTCTATGGAAATATTGGGAAAACCCTTCTTTCATTG GAAGTCGTTTTCTTCGACATCTTATTCATAATCCAACACTATGTGCTGTACCCTGTCAAACGAGATGAGAATG
- the LOC4351977 gene encoding cystinosin homolog isoform X3: MSSWNSVGMEVLYQVLGWVAFFAWSFSFYPQVFLNFKRKSVVGLNFDFLVLNLTKHSSYLIYNAALFFSPFIQRQYHETYGDKEMIPVAANDVAFSVHAVALTAFTLFQVFIYERGNQKISKVCISITAIVWTAAIVCLIVAWPKSNWLWLIDVFNSIQVGMTAIKYIPQAIMNFRRKSTIGWSIGNILLDLTGGVLNFGQMGVQSIDQHTLVNFYGNIGKTLLSLEVVFFDILFIIQHYVLYPVKRDENANGYPILPIEAKHVAAA, encoded by the exons ATGTCGTCGTGGAACTCGGTGGGGATGGAGGTGCTGTACCAGGTGCTCGGGTGGGTCGCCTTCTTCGCTTGGTCCTTCAGCTTCTACCCGCAGGTCTTCCTCAACTTCAAGCGCAAGAG TGTGGTGGGTCTGAACTTTGATTTTCTGGTGTTGAACTTGACAAAGCACTCATCCTACCTCATATACAATGCTGCTCTATTCTTCAGCCCCTTCATCCAGAGACAGTATCATGAGACATATGGTGATAAAGAG ATGATTCCTGTCGCGGCAAATGATGTTGCCTTTTCTGTACACGCGGTTGCCTTGACAGCTTTTACCCTTTTTCAAGTATTCATCTACGAG CGAGGAAACCAGAAAATCTCCAAAGTCTGCATATCAATCACTGCTATTGTGTGGACAGCTGCTATTGTTTGCCTTATTGTAGCTTGGCCAAAAAGTAACTGGCTCTGGCTTATAGATGTGTTCAA TTCAATACAGGTTGGGATGACAGCAATCAAATACATTCCTCAG GCCATCATGAACTTCAGGAGGAAGAGTACAATTGGTTGGAGTATTGGCAATATTTTACTTGATCTTACAGGAGGGGTGCTAAACTTTGGCCAGATGGGTGTGCAATCAATAGATCAAC ACACGCTAGTGAACTTCTATGGAAATATTGGGAAAACCCTTCTTTCATTG GAAGTCGTTTTCTTCGACATCTTATTCATAATCCAACACTATGTGCTGTACCCTGTCAAACGAGATGAGAATG
- the LOC4351977 gene encoding cystinosin homolog isoform X1 produces the protein MSSWNSVGMEVLYQVLGWVAFFAWSFSFYPQVFLNFKRKSVVGLNFDFLVLNLTKHSSYLIYNAALFFSPFIQRQYHETYGDKEMIPVAANDVAFSVHAVALTAFTLFQVFIYERGNQKISKVCISITAIVWTAAIVCLIVAWPKSNWLWLIDVFNSIQVGMTAIKYIPQAIMNFRRKSTIGWSIGNILLDLTGGVLNFGQMGVQSIDQHTLVNFYGNIGKTLLSLEVVFFDILFIIQHYVLYPVKRDENGKAIISERVAPLIRPSDKPEEDSV, from the exons ATGTCGTCGTGGAACTCGGTGGGGATGGAGGTGCTGTACCAGGTGCTCGGGTGGGTCGCCTTCTTCGCTTGGTCCTTCAGCTTCTACCCGCAGGTCTTCCTCAACTTCAAGCGCAAGAG TGTGGTGGGTCTGAACTTTGATTTTCTGGTGTTGAACTTGACAAAGCACTCATCCTACCTCATATACAATGCTGCTCTATTCTTCAGCCCCTTCATCCAGAGACAGTATCATGAGACATATGGTGATAAAGAG ATGATTCCTGTCGCGGCAAATGATGTTGCCTTTTCTGTACACGCGGTTGCCTTGACAGCTTTTACCCTTTTTCAAGTATTCATCTACGAG CGAGGAAACCAGAAAATCTCCAAAGTCTGCATATCAATCACTGCTATTGTGTGGACAGCTGCTATTGTTTGCCTTATTGTAGCTTGGCCAAAAAGTAACTGGCTCTGGCTTATAGATGTGTTCAA TTCAATACAGGTTGGGATGACAGCAATCAAATACATTCCTCAG GCCATCATGAACTTCAGGAGGAAGAGTACAATTGGTTGGAGTATTGGCAATATTTTACTTGATCTTACAGGAGGGGTGCTAAACTTTGGCCAGATGGGTGTGCAATCAATAGATCAAC ACACGCTAGTGAACTTCTATGGAAATATTGGGAAAACCCTTCTTTCATTG GAAGTCGTTTTCTTCGACATCTTATTCATAATCCAACACTATGTGCTGTACCCTGTCAAACGAGATGAGAATGGTAAGGCTATCATTTCTGAAAGGGTAGCTCCTCTTATCAGGCCTTCAGACAAGCCTGAAGAAGATAGTGTGTGA